The proteins below are encoded in one region of Pongo pygmaeus isolate AG05252 chromosome 20, NHGRI_mPonPyg2-v2.0_pri, whole genome shotgun sequence:
- the DHPS gene encoding deoxyhypusine synthase isoform X4 translates to MEGSLEREAPAAALAAVLKHSSTLPPESTQVRGYDFNRGVNYRALLEAFGTTGFQATNFGRAVQQVNAMIEKKLEPLSQDEDQHADLTQSRRPLTSCTIFLGYTSNLISSGIRETIRYLVQHNMVDVLVTTAGGVEEDLIKCLAPTYLGEFSLRGKELRENGINRIGNLLVPNDNYCKFEDWLMPILDQMVLEQNTEGVKWTPSKMIARLGKEINNPESVYYWAQKNHIPVFSPALTDGSLGDMIFFHSYKNPGLVLDIVEDLRLINTQAIFAKCTGMIILGGGVVKHHIANANLMVPDQTRLSPGARSGWMHSLSRSMLTPPWSSPCWWLKPLPRRWMPSCVRRTRTERLRSQEGLTPSSIY, encoded by the exons ATGGAAGGTTCCCTGGAACGGGAGGCGCCAGCGGCGGCGCTGGCCGCCGTGCTAAAGCACAGCTCGACGTTGCCGCCCGAAAGCACCCAGGTCCGGGGCTACGACTTCAACCGCGGTGTGAATTACCGCGCACTGCTGGAGGCCTTCGGCACCACCGGCTTCCAGGCAACCAACTTCGGGCGCGCTGTACAGCAAGTCAATGCCATG ATCGAGAAGAAGCTGGAACCGCTGTCACAGGATGAAGACCAGCACGCGGACCTGACCCAGAGCCGCCGCCCACTTACCAGCTGCACCATTTTCCTGGGATATACATCCAACCTCATCAGTTCAGGCATCCGTGAGACCATTCGCTACCTTGTGCAGCACAACATG GTGGACGTATTGGTGACCACAGCTGGCGGCGTGGAGGAAGACCTCATCAAGTGCCTGGCGCCCACGTACTTAGGCGAGTTTAGCCTCAGGGGGAAGGAGCTCCGGGAGAACGGGATCAATAG GATCGGAAACCTGCTGGTGCCCAATGACAATTACTGCAAGTTTGAGGACTGGCTGATGCCCATTCTGGACCAGATGGTGCTGGAGCAGAACAcagag GGTGTAAAGTGGACGCCTTCTAAGATGATCGCCCGTCTGGGCAAGGAGATCAACAACCCAGAGTCCGTGTATTACTGGGCCCAGAAG AACCACATCCCTGTGTTTAGTCCCGCACTTACAGACGGCTCGCTGGGTGACATGATCTTCTTCCATTCCTACAAGAACCCGGGCCTGGTCCTGGACATCGTTGAGG ACCTGAGGCTCATCAATACACAGGCCATCTTTGCCAAGTGCACTGGGATGATCATTCTGGGCGGGGGCGTGGTCAAGCACCACATTGCCAATGCCAACCTCATG GTGCCCGACCAGACGAGGCTGTCTCCTGGGGCAAGATCCGGGTGGATGCACAGCCTGTCAAG GTCTATGCTGACGCCTCCCTGGTCTTCCCCCTGCTGGTGGCTGAAACCTTTGCCCAGAAGATGGATGCCTTCATGCGTGAGAAGAACGAGGACTGAGCGGCTGCGGTCCCAGGAAGGTCTTACCCCCTCCTCTATTTATTAA
- the DHPS gene encoding deoxyhypusine synthase isoform X3, which yields MEGSLEREAPAAALAAVLKHSSTLPPESTQVRGYDFNRGVNYRALLEAFGTTGFQATNFGRAVQQVNAMIEKKLEPLSQDEDQHADLTQSRRPLTSCTIFLGYTSNLISSGIRETIRYLVQHNMVDVLVTTAGGVEEDLIKCLAPTYLGEFSLRGKELRENGINRIGNLLVPNDNYCKFEDWLMPILDQMVLEQNTEGVKWTPSKMIARLGKEINNPESVYYWAQKNHIPVFSPALTDGSLGDMIFFHSYKNPGLVLDIVEAERGRLRCLHQHSPGV from the exons ATGGAAGGTTCCCTGGAACGGGAGGCGCCAGCGGCGGCGCTGGCCGCCGTGCTAAAGCACAGCTCGACGTTGCCGCCCGAAAGCACCCAGGTCCGGGGCTACGACTTCAACCGCGGTGTGAATTACCGCGCACTGCTGGAGGCCTTCGGCACCACCGGCTTCCAGGCAACCAACTTCGGGCGCGCTGTACAGCAAGTCAATGCCATG ATCGAGAAGAAGCTGGAACCGCTGTCACAGGATGAAGACCAGCACGCGGACCTGACCCAGAGCCGCCGCCCACTTACCAGCTGCACCATTTTCCTGGGATATACATCCAACCTCATCAGTTCAGGCATCCGTGAGACCATTCGCTACCTTGTGCAGCACAACATG GTGGACGTATTGGTGACCACAGCTGGCGGCGTGGAGGAAGACCTCATCAAGTGCCTGGCGCCCACGTACTTAGGCGAGTTTAGCCTCAGGGGGAAGGAGCTCCGGGAGAACGGGATCAATAG GATCGGAAACCTGCTGGTGCCCAATGACAATTACTGCAAGTTTGAGGACTGGCTGATGCCCATTCTGGACCAGATGGTGCTGGAGCAGAACAcagag GGTGTAAAGTGGACGCCTTCTAAGATGATCGCCCGTCTGGGCAAGGAGATCAACAACCCAGAGTCCGTGTATTACTGGGCCCAGAAG AACCACATCCCTGTGTTTAGTCCCGCACTTACAGACGGCTCGCTGGGTGACATGATCTTCTTCCATTCCTACAAGAACCCGGGCCTGGTCCTGGACATCGTTGAGG CGGAACGGGGCCGACTACGCTGTCTACATCAacacagcccaggagtttga
- the DHPS gene encoding deoxyhypusine synthase isoform X1 — translation MEGSLEREAPAAALAAVLKHSSTLPPESTQVRGYDFNRGVNYRALLEAFGTTGFQATNFGRAVQQVNAMIEKKLEPLSQDEDQHADLTQSRRPLTSCTIFLGYTSNLISSGIRETIRYLVQHNMVDVLVTTAGGVEEDLIKCLAPTYLGEFSLRGKELRENGINRIGNLLVPNDNYCKFEDWLMPILDQMVLEQNTEGVKWTPSKMIARLGKEINNPESVYYWAQKNHIPVFSPALTDGSLGDMIFFHSYKNPGLVLDIVEDLRLINTQAIFAKCTGMIILGGGVVKHHIANANLMRNGADYAVYINTAQEFDGSDSGARPDEAVSWGKIRVDAQPVKVYADASLVFPLLVAETFAQKMDAFMREKNED, via the exons ATGGAAGGTTCCCTGGAACGGGAGGCGCCAGCGGCGGCGCTGGCCGCCGTGCTAAAGCACAGCTCGACGTTGCCGCCCGAAAGCACCCAGGTCCGGGGCTACGACTTCAACCGCGGTGTGAATTACCGCGCACTGCTGGAGGCCTTCGGCACCACCGGCTTCCAGGCAACCAACTTCGGGCGCGCTGTACAGCAAGTCAATGCCATG ATCGAGAAGAAGCTGGAACCGCTGTCACAGGATGAAGACCAGCACGCGGACCTGACCCAGAGCCGCCGCCCACTTACCAGCTGCACCATTTTCCTGGGATATACATCCAACCTCATCAGTTCAGGCATCCGTGAGACCATTCGCTACCTTGTGCAGCACAACATG GTGGACGTATTGGTGACCACAGCTGGCGGCGTGGAGGAAGACCTCATCAAGTGCCTGGCGCCCACGTACTTAGGCGAGTTTAGCCTCAGGGGGAAGGAGCTCCGGGAGAACGGGATCAATAG GATCGGAAACCTGCTGGTGCCCAATGACAATTACTGCAAGTTTGAGGACTGGCTGATGCCCATTCTGGACCAGATGGTGCTGGAGCAGAACAcagag GGTGTAAAGTGGACGCCTTCTAAGATGATCGCCCGTCTGGGCAAGGAGATCAACAACCCAGAGTCCGTGTATTACTGGGCCCAGAAG AACCACATCCCTGTGTTTAGTCCCGCACTTACAGACGGCTCGCTGGGTGACATGATCTTCTTCCATTCCTACAAGAACCCGGGCCTGGTCCTGGACATCGTTGAGG ACCTGAGGCTCATCAATACACAGGCCATCTTTGCCAAGTGCACTGGGATGATCATTCTGGGCGGGGGCGTGGTCAAGCACCACATTGCCAATGCCAACCTCATG CGGAACGGGGCCGACTACGCTGTCTACATCAacacagcccaggagtttgatggcTCTGACTCAGGTGCCCGACCAGACGAGGCTGTCTCCTGGGGCAAGATCCGGGTGGATGCACAGCCTGTCAAG GTCTATGCTGACGCCTCCCTGGTCTTCCCCCTGCTGGTGGCTGAAACCTTTGCCCAGAAGATGGATGCCTTCATGCGTGAGAAGAACGAGGACTGA
- the DHPS gene encoding deoxyhypusine synthase isoform X2: MEGSLEREAPAAALAAVLKHSSTLPPESTQVRGYDFNRGVNYRALLEAFGTTGFQATNFGRAVQQVNAMIEKKLEPLSQDEDQHADLTQSRRPLTSCTIFLGYTSNLISSGIRETIRYLVQHNMVDVLVTTAGGVEEDLIKCLAPTYLGEFSLRGKELRENGINRIGNLLVPNDNYCKFEDWLMPILDQMVLEQNTEGVKWTPSKMIARLGKEINNPESVYYWAQKRNGADYAVYINTAQEFDGSDSGARPDEAVSWGKIRVDAQPVKVYADASLVFPLLVAETFAQKMDAFMREKNED; the protein is encoded by the exons ATGGAAGGTTCCCTGGAACGGGAGGCGCCAGCGGCGGCGCTGGCCGCCGTGCTAAAGCACAGCTCGACGTTGCCGCCCGAAAGCACCCAGGTCCGGGGCTACGACTTCAACCGCGGTGTGAATTACCGCGCACTGCTGGAGGCCTTCGGCACCACCGGCTTCCAGGCAACCAACTTCGGGCGCGCTGTACAGCAAGTCAATGCCATG ATCGAGAAGAAGCTGGAACCGCTGTCACAGGATGAAGACCAGCACGCGGACCTGACCCAGAGCCGCCGCCCACTTACCAGCTGCACCATTTTCCTGGGATATACATCCAACCTCATCAGTTCAGGCATCCGTGAGACCATTCGCTACCTTGTGCAGCACAACATG GTGGACGTATTGGTGACCACAGCTGGCGGCGTGGAGGAAGACCTCATCAAGTGCCTGGCGCCCACGTACTTAGGCGAGTTTAGCCTCAGGGGGAAGGAGCTCCGGGAGAACGGGATCAATAG GATCGGAAACCTGCTGGTGCCCAATGACAATTACTGCAAGTTTGAGGACTGGCTGATGCCCATTCTGGACCAGATGGTGCTGGAGCAGAACAcagag GGTGTAAAGTGGACGCCTTCTAAGATGATCGCCCGTCTGGGCAAGGAGATCAACAACCCAGAGTCCGTGTATTACTGGGCCCAGAAG CGGAACGGGGCCGACTACGCTGTCTACATCAacacagcccaggagtttgatggcTCTGACTCAGGTGCCCGACCAGACGAGGCTGTCTCCTGGGGCAAGATCCGGGTGGATGCACAGCCTGTCAAG GTCTATGCTGACGCCTCCCTGGTCTTCCCCCTGCTGGTGGCTGAAACCTTTGCCCAGAAGATGGATGCCTTCATGCGTGAGAAGAACGAGGACTGA
- the GNG14 gene encoding LOW QUALITY PROTEIN: putative guanine nucleotide-binding protein G(I)/G(S)/G(O) subunit gamma-14 (The sequence of the model RefSeq protein was modified relative to this genomic sequence to represent the inferred CDS: inserted 1 base in 1 codon; substituted 1 base at 1 genomic stop codon) encodes MSSKVAINSDIGQGLXAVEQLQMEAGIEQVKVRVGASAGGRKRWEHMGQGTGACLGLVWLTQLVCRCPXMAADLLQFCTEQAKNDHFLVGIPAATNSFKEKKPYAIL; translated from the exons ATGTCCAGCAAGGTGGCCATCAACAGTGACATTGGGCAGGGCCTCTGAGCAGTGGAGCAGCTCCAGATGGAGGCAGGCATCGAGCAAGTGAAGGTGAGAGTCGGGGCCAGTGCAGGAGGCAGGAAGAGGTGGGAACACATGGGCCAGGGGACAGGTGCATGCCTGGGTCTGGTCTGGCTGACCCAGTTGGTCTGCAGGTGTC AGATGGCCGCCGATCTGCTGCAGTTCTGCACGGAGCAGGCCAAGAACGACCACTTCCTTGTGGGCATCCCAGCCGCCACCAACTCCTTCAAGGAGAAGAAGCCCTATGCCATCCTATGA